In Chryseobacterium camelliae, one DNA window encodes the following:
- a CDS encoding RNA polymerase sigma factor, producing MLLSADNDEFKQKYSFEEIFQIYNQLIFSLILRKVRERNHAIEITQEVFIHLWSYRKNLIPEKIEAIINKTCRQAISKFYKRLPGQGTTFYIEELNLYLPDESEEALEQKLKREFQLDQLHAAIETLPYKRKMILLANKIEGKTQKQIASEMNISRSAVENQIHKAIQFLKSKLTS from the coding sequence ATGTTATTATCAGCAGACAATGATGAATTTAAACAGAAGTACTCTTTTGAGGAGATATTTCAGATATACAATCAGCTTATATTCAGCCTTATTCTCAGAAAAGTAAGGGAAAGAAATCATGCGATTGAAATTACACAGGAAGTTTTTATCCATCTCTGGAGCTACAGGAAAAATCTGATCCCGGAGAAAATAGAAGCGATCATCAACAAAACCTGTCGGCAGGCTATTTCAAAATTTTACAAGCGTCTTCCCGGCCAGGGTACAACATTTTATATAGAAGAGCTCAACCTGTATTTACCGGATGAATCTGAAGAGGCACTCGAACAAAAACTTAAAAGAGAATTTCAGCTGGACCAGCTGCATGCTGCCATAGAAACACTGCCGTACAAACGGAAAATGATTCTCCTAGCGAATAAGATTGAAGGCAAAACGCAAAAGCAGATTGCTTCCGAAATGAATATATCAAGATCTGCCGTGGAAAATCAGATCCACAAAGCCATCCAATTTCTAAAATCCAAGCTTACTAGTTAA
- a CDS encoding nitroreductase family protein, whose product MSLLKDLEWRYATKKMNGEKIPQEKLDYILEAARLAPSSSGLQQYKVIVISDKALLERVRLVAYDQSQITDCSHLLVFAAWDGYSDERISRVFNYMMDERGLPHETMDSYKQVILDLYERSGQEWQAHHAAKQSYISFAMAIAAAAEQKVDATPIEGFLPEKLDELLNLKGTGYKSTVILPLGYRESEQDWLVNMKKVRTPKELFITEMTLADSSDNVDLPKPMNLDDFAQKSE is encoded by the coding sequence ATGAGTTTATTGAAAGATCTGGAGTGGCGCTATGCGACCAAGAAAATGAATGGCGAAAAGATCCCTCAGGAAAAATTGGATTATATATTAGAGGCCGCGCGCCTGGCGCCATCTTCATCAGGATTGCAGCAGTATAAGGTGATTGTCATCTCAGATAAAGCTTTATTGGAGCGTGTAAGGCTGGTTGCCTATGATCAGAGCCAGATCACCGATTGTTCGCACCTGCTGGTTTTCGCTGCATGGGACGGATATTCTGATGAAAGGATCTCCAGGGTGTTCAATTATATGATGGATGAGCGCGGACTGCCTCATGAAACTATGGATAGTTACAAGCAGGTGATACTGGATCTTTACGAGCGTTCCGGACAGGAGTGGCAGGCCCACCATGCGGCGAAGCAGAGCTATATATCTTTTGCCATGGCCATCGCTGCTGCCGCTGAACAGAAAGTGGATGCTACACCCATTGAAGGATTTCTGCCCGAAAAACTGGATGAGTTGCTGAACTTAAAAGGGACCGGGTATAAAAGTACTGTCATACTTCCTTTGGGATACAGGGAAAGCGAACAGGATTGGCTGGTTAATATGAAAAAGGTACGTACACCGAAAGAACTGTTCATTACCGAGATGACATTAGCGGATTCATCCGATAATGTGGATCTGCCGAAGCCTATGAATCTTGACGATTTTGCACAAAAATCTGAATAA
- a CDS encoding winged helix-turn-helix transcriptional regulator, which produces MQTENTDPSYPPFDECLKKVRAIDDTMELLAGKWKLSILARLCYKPMRYSEILNDIEPLSGKVLSRELKDLEINGLINRHVSDTKPPAVTYSVSDYGMSLRELSDKIAEWGLLHRDRIRSSFKKNEAGK; this is translated from the coding sequence ATGCAAACAGAAAATACAGACCCATCATATCCGCCCTTCGATGAATGCCTTAAAAAGGTACGGGCAATTGATGATACGATGGAGCTATTGGCCGGAAAATGGAAATTATCCATTTTAGCCAGGCTCTGCTATAAACCGATGCGCTATTCGGAAATCTTGAATGACATTGAACCATTGTCCGGCAAGGTACTCAGCCGCGAATTGAAAGATCTGGAAATAAACGGCCTGATTAACCGCCATGTAAGCGATACCAAACCACCTGCGGTTACCTATAGTGTTTCAGATTACGGGATGTCTCTGAGAGAACTTTCAGACAAGATCGCTGAATGGGGTTTGCTGCACCGCGACCGGATCAGGAGTTCTTTTAAGAAAAATGAGGCCGGAAAATAA
- a CDS encoding metallophosphoesterase, with protein MKKYLFLIAMLICSVAGFGQELYDGPYVSYEGGRAWNRSVTNGVASRNEIKGGKVQVHFADPKLNFSVSLKKSLQNEPSVFEQPAKMFVVSDIEGEFNGFRNLLIANKVIDEQYNWMYGKGHLVICGDLFDRGPAVTETMWLIYRLEGLAKKAGGYVHTILGNHDIMNLSGDLRYVHSKYPESAKLMGVDYMALFDQNSELGRWLRTKNTIEKIGDNLCMHAGVSPVINELGYSVEQINTLCRPFYDRVKVLQGVGDPKIDPFFMGKSSLFWYRGYFFEPKATEEEVSKTLAIFKVKRIIAGHTIVKGNIAFYYGGKVLGIDVNRHGGDHQAAVYENDDWFAVNDKGERRVIKNQ; from the coding sequence ATGAAAAAATATTTATTCTTAATCGCCATGCTGATTTGTAGCGTGGCAGGTTTTGGACAAGAGCTTTATGACGGACCGTATGTATCCTATGAAGGTGGGAGGGCCTGGAACCGAAGCGTAACCAATGGTGTTGCCTCCAGAAATGAAATAAAAGGAGGAAAAGTTCAGGTACATTTTGCAGATCCGAAACTGAATTTTTCGGTTTCCCTAAAAAAATCGTTACAGAATGAACCCTCTGTCTTCGAGCAACCGGCAAAAATGTTCGTGGTTTCTGATATAGAGGGAGAGTTTAATGGATTCAGAAATCTGCTGATTGCCAATAAGGTGATCGATGAACAGTACAACTGGATGTATGGGAAGGGGCATCTGGTCATCTGCGGGGACCTGTTCGACCGCGGACCTGCGGTAACCGAGACGATGTGGCTGATCTACAGGCTGGAGGGGCTGGCTAAAAAAGCAGGTGGCTATGTGCACACTATTTTGGGAAACCATGACATCATGAACCTGTCAGGAGATCTGCGTTATGTGCATTCCAAATATCCGGAGAGCGCAAAGCTGATGGGCGTAGACTATATGGCACTGTTTGATCAGAATTCGGAGCTTGGAAGATGGCTCAGGACGAAGAATACGATTGAGAAAATCGGGGACAACCTGTGTATGCATGCGGGCGTTTCACCGGTGATTAATGAGCTGGGATATTCAGTAGAACAAATCAATACATTATGCCGTCCATTTTATGATCGGGTGAAGGTGCTCCAGGGCGTAGGTGACCCGAAGATCGATCCCTTTTTTATGGGGAAAAGTTCGTTATTCTGGTACAGGGGATATTTCTTTGAGCCCAAAGCGACCGAAGAAGAGGTTTCAAAAACCTTAGCAATATTCAAGGTAAAACGGATTATTGCAGGCCACACAATTGTTAAAGGAAACATAGCCTTCTACTATGGTGGGAAGGTATTGGGTATAGATGTGAACCGGCATGGCGGCGATCACCAGGCAGCCGTATACGAAAACGATGATTGGTTTGCGGTGAATGATAAAGGCGAAAGGCGGGTGATAAAAAACCAGTAG
- a CDS encoding SDR family oxidoreductase: MDTKKVLLTGISGFLGAHTAIRLLEKGYHVKGTLRDLNRAPSIKEVIAKHTRFVDRLSFAEADLSTGNVWSDLMEGMDYVQHIASPFPREMPKHEDELILPAKEGVLHILNAAASYKIKRVVLTSSGAAVVYGKTKEQLQQIMDESVWTDINCAKDLTPYFKSKTIAEATAWKFMKENPSEMELVTVLPGAILGPVLENDYGTSANIVVKLMDGSMPAVPKIGFEIIDVRSVADALIKAMEVPSAANNRYLLSSGFLMLKDIAEILKKAYPKNKIPTKELPNFIIKLFSKFDSSLQPVMVDLGVKRRVNVNKAKTELNWQPIPPEEAVLSCARSLFEQGIL, translated from the coding sequence ATGGATACAAAAAAAGTCTTATTAACCGGCATCAGCGGTTTTCTGGGAGCACATACGGCCATCAGGCTTTTGGAAAAAGGATACCACGTAAAAGGTACATTGAGAGATCTCAACAGGGCACCATCAATCAAAGAAGTTATTGCAAAACATACCCGTTTTGTAGATCGCTTATCCTTTGCAGAAGCAGACTTGAGTACCGGCAATGTATGGTCTGATCTGATGGAGGGTATGGATTACGTACAGCATATTGCGTCCCCATTTCCCAGAGAAATGCCCAAGCACGAGGATGAACTGATTCTTCCGGCCAAAGAAGGTGTATTGCATATTTTAAATGCAGCAGCTTCGTACAAGATAAAACGGGTGGTATTGACCTCTTCAGGAGCAGCAGTTGTATATGGTAAAACTAAAGAACAGCTTCAACAGATCATGGATGAGTCGGTATGGACGGATATAAATTGTGCGAAAGACCTTACTCCTTATTTTAAGAGCAAAACGATAGCAGAAGCTACTGCCTGGAAATTTATGAAAGAAAATCCTTCAGAAATGGAATTGGTAACGGTATTACCGGGCGCTATTCTGGGACCTGTACTGGAAAATGATTACGGTACTTCAGCAAATATTGTCGTCAAGCTGATGGATGGCAGCATGCCCGCTGTTCCGAAGATCGGTTTTGAAATCATAGATGTACGGTCTGTTGCAGATGCCCTCATTAAAGCCATGGAAGTCCCATCCGCAGCCAATAACCGTTATCTGCTGTCTTCAGGGTTTTTGATGCTGAAGGATATCGCTGAAATACTTAAAAAAGCCTATCCGAAAAACAAAATACCGACGAAAGAACTGCCCAATTTTATCATCAAACTTTTTTCTAAATTTGATTCTTCTTTGCAACCTGTTATGGTTGATCTGGGTGTAAAGAGAAGAGTGAATGTCAACAAAGCCAAAACTGAGTTAAACTGGCAGCCGATACCACCAGAAGAGGCTGTCTTGTCATGCGCCAGAAGCCTTTTTGAACAAGGAATCTTATAA
- a CDS encoding Crp/Fnr family transcriptional regulator, translating into MEKLLSTLAFGGILSDRDLRQFASYFEEKVIKAGDFVQRYNDIAREVAFVEKGILRMYSPQIDGHEVTKYFIREGQFTVDLESYYTAKASTESIQCVTDCTIYLISKTTIEKLSNEIPNLYIYIKTITEMSLLNKIKDNDFLNFGDAKTKYCEFIRRYPDLALLVPQQYIASYLKITSQSLSRIRRNLK; encoded by the coding sequence ATGGAAAAACTTCTGTCAACACTTGCCTTCGGAGGGATTTTATCTGATCGTGACCTCCGCCAATTCGCTTCCTATTTTGAGGAAAAAGTTATAAAAGCAGGTGATTTTGTTCAAAGATATAATGATATCGCACGGGAAGTTGCTTTCGTGGAAAAGGGTATCCTTAGAATGTACTCACCACAGATCGATGGTCATGAGGTTACGAAATACTTTATCCGGGAAGGACAATTTACCGTTGACCTGGAGAGTTATTATACTGCTAAGGCTTCTACGGAGTCCATCCAATGTGTCACAGACTGTACCATTTATTTGATCAGCAAAACAACAATTGAAAAATTAAGCAATGAGATTCCCAATCTTTATATCTATATTAAGACGATCACGGAAATGAGCCTGCTGAATAAGATAAAAGATAATGACTTTTTGAATTTCGGGGATGCTAAAACCAAGTATTGCGAATTTATCAGACGGTATCCGGATCTGGCTTTGCTTGTTCCGCAACAGTATATTGCTTCTTATCTTAAAATCACTTCTCAATCCCTAAGCCGGATACGTCGAAATCTAAAATAG
- a CDS encoding TonB-dependent receptor domain-containing protein produces MLKKISLSLTLLMPLFALSQSISGTIRQSKSTIPYAEIIARKGQYKQSAISDANGYFNLKLAEYGTYSMECIYDGKTIYQAQIDVNGNIKHDLLVTDGNEKQIEGVTVTVRKKLIERKADRLIFNLSNSIASQGMDGLQALDMTPQIKADENGGITMIGKSGVAVMVNEQMLNLSGPDLINYIRSIRSESIEKIEVITAPPAKYEAQGNSGLINIVLKKNQDLGWNGSLTSSLIQTTYTGIANSATVNYQNKKLRTSLKLRQNDTQKHSSENYRIVGLDGLNSSDDRRDFGQGRGLNFSSDYEINKKSSLGLVFDYGSGKSGMDITNTSDYFQNQNYTNTLRTYAEHRDKNRQATISAYYDLKFGKQNNKLSITGNYFSNTPTSNIDFTTVDNSDHDYVVRTPSRLDYKIYSGQADLTLPFEFAKTEAGIKFTNFDNNSDLKYQNFTGQDYITDPQKSDLFNYNEKNYAVYAGMERQLSEKWNAKVGLRYEYAIINGNSVSSGQRSENSYGKFFPTAYLSYKANENHTFNINYSKRINRPGFRALNPFRWYTNVNSYYSGNPTLNPSFSHNFELSYLYKGKLSVSTYFQRETNAFGQLVMLEGENKTSRFYNFFNKNSTGISLNYSDTFLNYWEASYAAYFSHMKTQVFATDAASRKGNSTSFDIRNSFSLKKDKSVQLIMNYWFRLPSSLGNTYSYFVGNFTAGLKLSLMNKDLMMNVYVSDIFRQAKSHGEIYYVDSMHYFNNYYDGRSLSVSLTYNIGKRKLREGRQLRFDEKNRAN; encoded by the coding sequence ATGCTTAAAAAAATATCCTTGTCACTTACATTGCTAATGCCCTTGTTCGCCTTATCGCAAAGTATCAGTGGAACAATCAGGCAATCCAAAAGTACAATTCCTTATGCGGAGATCATTGCCAGGAAGGGTCAATATAAACAGTCTGCAATTTCAGACGCCAACGGATATTTTAACCTGAAATTAGCTGAATATGGAACGTATAGCATGGAATGCATATATGATGGAAAGACAATCTATCAGGCACAGATAGATGTTAATGGTAATATAAAGCATGACCTGTTAGTAACTGATGGCAATGAAAAACAAATAGAAGGTGTCACAGTGACAGTAAGAAAAAAGCTGATCGAAAGAAAGGCGGACCGCCTGATCTTTAACCTGTCAAATTCGATAGCCTCACAAGGCATGGATGGCCTGCAGGCGTTGGACATGACCCCACAGATAAAAGCAGATGAGAATGGAGGAATAACGATGATTGGCAAAAGTGGTGTTGCGGTGATGGTCAATGAGCAGATGCTGAACCTTTCCGGACCTGATCTTATCAACTATATCAGGAGTATTCGCTCAGAGAGTATTGAAAAAATAGAAGTCATTACAGCACCACCTGCAAAATATGAAGCACAGGGGAACAGCGGCCTCATTAATATTGTGTTAAAGAAAAATCAAGACCTGGGATGGAATGGTAGCCTGACCTCCAGTCTGATACAGACTACCTATACGGGAATCGCAAATTCTGCTACTGTGAACTATCAGAACAAAAAGCTACGGACTTCCTTAAAGCTGAGGCAAAATGATACCCAGAAACATTCGTCAGAAAATTACAGGATCGTCGGATTGGATGGTTTGAACAGTTCTGATGACAGGAGGGATTTTGGACAGGGAAGAGGCTTGAACTTCAGTTCGGATTATGAGATTAATAAAAAGTCCAGTCTTGGATTGGTGTTTGATTACGGATCTGGCAAATCAGGAATGGACATTACAAATACTTCAGATTATTTTCAAAATCAAAACTATACAAATACATTAAGGACCTATGCGGAACACCGCGATAAAAACAGGCAGGCCACAATAAGCGCTTACTATGATCTTAAGTTTGGAAAGCAGAACAACAAGCTGAGCATCACAGGTAATTACTTCTCCAATACGCCGACCAGCAATATCGATTTTACGACTGTTGATAATTCGGATCATGATTATGTTGTAAGAACTCCATCCCGGCTGGACTATAAGATCTATTCCGGTCAGGCCGACCTTACGCTGCCTTTTGAATTTGCCAAGACCGAAGCCGGAATAAAATTCACCAATTTCGACAATAACTCAGACCTGAAGTACCAGAACTTTACCGGCCAGGATTATATTACTGATCCTCAAAAAAGTGATCTTTTCAATTATAATGAAAAGAATTACGCGGTATATGCAGGAATGGAAAGACAACTCAGTGAAAAATGGAATGCGAAAGTCGGGCTGAGATATGAATATGCCATCATCAACGGAAACTCTGTTTCATCGGGACAACGCTCAGAAAATTCATATGGCAAGTTTTTTCCCACAGCCTATCTCAGCTACAAAGCCAATGAAAATCATACCTTCAATATCAATTACTCTAAACGTATCAACAGGCCAGGCTTCCGTGCACTTAACCCATTTCGATGGTATACGAACGTCAATTCTTATTATTCTGGCAATCCAACCCTTAACCCATCGTTCAGTCACAATTTTGAACTGTCTTACCTGTATAAAGGAAAGCTTTCTGTTTCCACCTACTTCCAGAGGGAAACAAATGCCTTTGGCCAGTTGGTCATGTTGGAAGGTGAGAATAAGACCAGCCGGTTTTATAACTTTTTCAATAAAAATAGTACGGGTATCTCTTTGAATTATTCCGATACGTTCCTAAACTATTGGGAAGCCAGTTATGCGGCATATTTCTCTCACATGAAGACACAGGTCTTTGCCACCGATGCCGCCTCAAGAAAAGGCAACAGTACAAGCTTTGATATCAGGAACAGTTTTTCTTTAAAAAAGGATAAAAGCGTTCAATTGATTATGAACTACTGGTTCCGCCTTCCTTCCAGCTTGGGTAATACCTACTCCTATTTTGTAGGCAACTTTACAGCAGGACTAAAATTGAGTTTGATGAATAAAGACCTTATGATGAATGTTTATGTCTCAGATATCTTCAGGCAGGCCAAGAGCCACGGTGAAATTTATTATGTAGATTCCATGCATTACTTTAATAATTACTACGACGGAAGGAGTCTTTCCGTATCCCTTACCTATAACATTGGAAAACGCAAACTAAGAGAAGGGCGGCAGCTGAGGTTTGACGAAAAGAACAGAGCGAACTGA